The genomic stretch TAACGCGCTTTCAAACCTCAGTAGCACATTCGCCGCTTTAATTTTAGAACGCTTACCGCTGGCCGATTCCACCTGCAAAGCACCTGCGGTCTCAGACATCACTGAAGCGACTTTAAAGCCACCATCTTCTTCAAAAAATACATTCATTACTTGGGCGTCACAGTACGTTCAAAATTCAATTGCGCACATTTTACAGTGCTTTCAGTTCCGCGCTTGAGATAACACAGCTAAGATGTCACTTTATTTGCAAAACAACGGCTAGGCTTATTTTCCAAAAATCCAAGTTTCTAAGTCAGGCAAGGCGCGAACCTAAAAATTGGACGCCGCATATGTTTGATATACAAGGAGAGATTTTTTGGTGAGTAACGCAGCATCACAAAGAAACTTTGATTTTTTATGGATAATCGCATCCCCATTACTTTATTAACGGGTTTTCTTGGTTCTGGAAAAACGACACTTCTAAACAAGTTGCTCAACCACTCTGGCATGAAAGACACTGCCGTCATCATTAACGAGCTGGGCGCGACAGGCCTAGATGACATTCTTGCTAAAAATTTAGAGCGCAAAGTTGAAAGCCAACACATTGCCGACAATACAGTTTTATTAGAATCAGGTTGCTTATGTTGTACGCTCACCACCGAAATGGCAGATACACTTCGTGATTTATTCTTCAAACGCGCACTTTCAGCCATTCCTGAATTTAAACGCCTGATTATTGAAACCACAGGCATGGCAGACCCAGGGCCGATTATGGGTAGTTTGCTCAACGAACCCGTCATTAGTTCTACTTACCGATTAGATGCTGTGGTGGTGACCGTAGATAGCGTTTATGGATTAGAGCAACTAAAAGCCCACGCCGAGGCCAGAAAACAAGCGGCTGTGGCAGATGTGCTCCTCATTACCAAACCAGACTTAGCAAATGCAGAACAAATAAACGCTTTAGAAACAGCGCTCAGTGAAATCAACCCGGGCGCAACCCAATACCAAGTCATGCAAGGCCAAATCGACCCAATTCATATTATCGAGATTGGTTTGTTTGATAGCAGCAACCAAGAGGCCAAACCAGAACGCTGGTTACGCGCACCCACTAAGAAAAACGCAGGGCTGTTTAAAGAAGCCCACGATGAGGGCATTACCAGCTTCACCATTGCGCTACCCATGCCACTTAGTTATGACCTGCTCGAGCCTAAGCTAGCATGGCTATGCGCCACCCACGGCGAACAGTTGCTGAGAATGAAAGGCATTGTCCATGCCGATGACCAGCCAGACCCAATTGCTGTCCACGCCGTGCATAAAACGCTCTACACACCAACCATGCTCACGGACTGGAAAGAAGAAAAGCCGATTTCTCGGCTTGTGTTGATTGGCAAAGGCTTAGATGAAGCGGCCATTAGAAATGAAATGATGCGGATTTAGTACTACTTCAAATCTTCCCAAATCTTATCCAGCCGTTTAGTCGATACAGGGAACGCCGTTTTTAACTCTTGCGCAAACAATGACACGCGCAGTTCTTCTATCAACCAACGATAATCTGCTAACGCCTCACTCACCTCGGCATTGGCTTTGCGCAAATTACTCACTTTATCTTGCCAGCGTTGCCAGACCATTTGTACGTTTTGTGCACTTTTGGCATCGCGGTCTATCGCACTTGGATATTTATCAAGACGCAGTTTTAAGGCTTTGAGATAGCGAGGAAGATGTTGCAATCGCTCCCACGGCGTTTGGCTAAAAAACTTCTTAGGTAATAACAACGCTAATTGTTCTTCGACTTCTTTTTTCACACGCGCCATATTGGGCGGCAAGGTACCCAGCTTTTGGGTGAGTGCTAAATACTCTTGTGCAATTCCTGCGGCAAGTCTTGACGAGGAGTCCACCACTGCTGGCAAGCGCGTTCGCGCGCGCTGTTTGAGCGTCATAAACTCTGCATTCGTGCGCGGCAAATCATCCTCACCAATAAATGCTCTGTCACTAATGGCAAGCAACATATCCTCACGTAAATCATCTGGCGAAATCAGATTGCGTAACAACAGCGCATATTGATTAAATTGTGGCAGACCTTTTTCAAGCTGTTTCATTTGCTCTTTTAGCTCAAAACGCATCAGCCTGCACACGCCCATTCTATGGGCTTGATGAGCCATCGTTTCAGTATCAAACAGCTTTACCGCTACGTTATCTTTATTGTCTTCAAGCGCTGGGTAGCCAGTGAGCTGATGACCTTCTTTTGTGAAGGTGAGCGTTTTAGGTAAATCGCCAAAGTCCCATTGCTTGAGGCCTGTTTTCTCAATGCTTGGGGAACTGCTTCTAAAGGTGAGTTGTGCAGCACTTCCTAATTGCGCCTTCAGTGCGTTCCAATCGCGGCCCATACCTAATTCGCGGCTTTTTTCATCGACCACGCTAAAGTTCATGCGCAAGTGATCTGTCATACCACTCAAATCAAAATCCGCCACTGATAGCTTAAGTGTGGTCTGTTTCTGAATGTACTCAGCCAATGCAGGCATTAAGGCTTGCTCATATTGTGCTTGCTCTAAAAAGCCCGTCACAAAATCTGGCACTGGCACACAAACGCGGCGTAAGGCTTTGGGTAGGGCTTTGATAAGCCCTGTAATCTTTTCTCGCACCATGCCTGGCACCAACCAATCTGCCTGCGCAGGGTTTAATTGATTAAGCAATGCTAGGGGCACGGTCGTGGTCACACCATCCAGCGGATGACCTGGTTCAAAGCGATATTTAAGCGGGAGCGTGGCACCATCCATTACAAAGCTTTCGGGGAATTGAGCCTCTGTGACCCCGGCCGCACCATGACGCATCAAGGCATCTTTAGTGAGATAGAGCAGACGCGGCACTTTTTCTTCCGCCTCTTTTCGCCACTTTTCAAAACTTGCGCCGTTATATATTCCTTGCGGAATAATCTTGTCATAGAAAGCAAATAAAACATGCTCATCCACCAGCACATCTTGACGACGGGCTTTGTGCTCTAGCTCTTCAATCTGTGCTATTAAATGACGATTTGCTTCAAAGAACGGTGCGCGCGTATCAAACTCCATATTCGCCAACGCCTCGCGCACAAAAATCTCACGCGACTCTTGCGGATCAATGAGGCCGTAATGCACGCGGCGCTTAGGAATAATCGTTAACCCATAGAGGCTCACACGCTCCCAAGCGGAAACTTGCGCGAGCTTTCTATCCCAACGTGGATCTGAGTAATGACTTTGCGTGAGATTCCTTGCGAGTGGCTCTATCCAATCGGGGTCTATCTTGGCTACACAACGCGCATAAAGCTTGCTAGTTTCCATCAACTCTGACGCCATCACCCACTTAGGGCGAGTCTTTTTGAGTGCGGAACCTGGCGCAATGGTAAAGCGAATGCCGCGTGCGCCTGAGTAACTATCCGCCTCGCCATCTTTAAAGCCGATATTGCCTAGCAAGCCAGACAATAAAGCACGGTGAATTTGGTCATAGTTTTTATCTAAGTCGGCCTCTTCCACATTAGGCTTTAAATCTAACTCTTCGGCGATTTCACGGATTTGTCCATGCAACTCGCGCCATTCTTTTAGGCGTAAGAAAGACAGGAAGTTTTGATGGCATTTACCCAACAAATCTTTATTCGACTTTTTAGTTTTGAGCGCTTCATCGTAAAAATTCCAAAGCTTGAGATAGCCCAAGAAATCAGAGCGCTCATCTGCGAATTTAGCATGGGCTTGATCTGCCGCCTCACGCTTATCCATTGGCCGTTCACGCGGGTCTTGAATGCTAAGCGCACTGGCGATAATCAAAATCTCGCGCAATACGCCTTCTTGTTTAGCGGCCAAAATCATGCGGCCGACTCTTGGGTCTAAAGGCAAACGAGCAAGCTGTTTACCTAGCTCGGTGATTTCACGATTCGCATCGACCGCGCCTAACTCCTGCAATAGCAAATAGCCATCTGCAATGAGGCGTGATGAAGGCGCTTCAATAAAGGGAAACTGGCTAATATCGCCTAGGCGTAATGCGGCCATCCGCAAGATGACTGAGGCCAATGAACTACGCAGAATTTCAGGGTCAGTAAACGCTGGGCGACTATTAAAATCCTGCTCGTCATAAAGTCTGATACAAATACCGTTTGAAACACGACCGCATCGGCCGGCACGTTGTTTAGCGGCGGCTTGACTAATCTTTTCAATCTGCAATTGCTCAACTTTGGCACGGCTACTGTAACGATTTACTCTAGCCAGACCTGCGTCAATCACATACTTAATGCCCGGCACAGTCAGTGAGGTTTCAGCCACGTTAGTAGCAAGCACAATACGGCGCGTGCCTGTGGTACGGAAGATTTTTTGTTGGTCTTCAATCGAAAGCCTTGCGAACAGTGGCAAGACCTCAATATGTTTTAGCTTGGCTGAACGGCCTTGGTATTTTCTTAAATGCTCTGCAACATCGCGAATTTCATGCTCACCTGGCAAAAATACCAAGATGTCGCCATCACCTTGCCGAAGCAAATCATCTGCCGCATCTAAAATCGCTTCTTCAATCGCCTCTTCAGCATCGTCTTCTTCCAGCCAACGCGCTTCTGTCTTGCCTTTGCGTTTAATCCCAAAAAGATTATCGTCATCCTCACCAATATCATCTTCAACAGTTTGGGCACTATAGCCAGCTTTACCGAGCGGACGATACCGAATTTCAACGGGATAGGTACGGCCAGAAACCTCAATCACAGGCGCGCCATCAAAGTGTTTAGAGAATCTATCCGCATCAATCGTGGCGGAAGTGACAATCACTTTTAAGTCGGGACGTTTTACAAGTAGCTGTTTAAGGTAACCCAGCAAGAAATCAATGTTCAGACTGCGCTCATGCGCCTCA from Candidatus Methylopumilus turicensis encodes the following:
- a CDS encoding CobW family GTP-binding protein, with amino-acid sequence MDNRIPITLLTGFLGSGKTTLLNKLLNHSGMKDTAVIINELGATGLDDILAKNLERKVESQHIADNTVLLESGCLCCTLTTEMADTLRDLFFKRALSAIPEFKRLIIETTGMADPGPIMGSLLNEPVISSTYRLDAVVVTVDSVYGLEQLKAHAEARKQAAVADVLLITKPDLANAEQINALETALSEINPGATQYQVMQGQIDPIHIIEIGLFDSSNQEAKPERWLRAPTKKNAGLFKEAHDEGITSFTIALPMPLSYDLLEPKLAWLCATHGEQLLRMKGIVHADDQPDPIAVHAVHKTLYTPTMLTDWKEEKPISRLVLIGKGLDEAAIRNEMMRI
- the hrpA gene encoding ATP-dependent RNA helicase HrpA; the protein is MNNPQSITQFNQALATCMLADRHGLRRKIRDLFDLQKATEKATEKATEKAPDAKASQKIDRLLAEIVQKISSSHQKYQARLNALPKPEYELDLPVTARKDEIKSAIEKNQVVIVCGETGSGKTTQLPKICLELGRGISGLIGHTQPRRIAARSVASRIAQELKSPLGEVVGYKVRFNDKLSESSYIKLMTDGILLAETQGDHFLNAYDTIIIDEAHERSLNIDFLLGYLKQLLVKRPDLKVIVTSATIDADRFSKHFDGAPVIEVSGRTYPVEIRYRPLGKAGYSAQTVEDDIGEDDDNLFGIKRKGKTEARWLEEDDAEEAIEEAILDAADDLLRQGDGDILVFLPGEHEIRDVAEHLRKYQGRSAKLKHIEVLPLFARLSIEDQQKIFRTTGTRRIVLATNVAETSLTVPGIKYVIDAGLARVNRYSSRAKVEQLQIEKISQAAAKQRAGRCGRVSNGICIRLYDEQDFNSRPAFTDPEILRSSLASVILRMAALRLGDISQFPFIEAPSSRLIADGYLLLQELGAVDANREITELGKQLARLPLDPRVGRMILAAKQEGVLREILIIASALSIQDPRERPMDKREAADQAHAKFADERSDFLGYLKLWNFYDEALKTKKSNKDLLGKCHQNFLSFLRLKEWRELHGQIREIAEELDLKPNVEEADLDKNYDQIHRALLSGLLGNIGFKDGEADSYSGARGIRFTIAPGSALKKTRPKWVMASELMETSKLYARCVAKIDPDWIEPLARNLTQSHYSDPRWDRKLAQVSAWERVSLYGLTIIPKRRVHYGLIDPQESREIFVREALANMEFDTRAPFFEANRHLIAQIEELEHKARRQDVLVDEHVLFAFYDKIIPQGIYNGASFEKWRKEAEEKVPRLLYLTKDALMRHGAAGVTEAQFPESFVMDGATLPLKYRFEPGHPLDGVTTTVPLALLNQLNPAQADWLVPGMVREKITGLIKALPKALRRVCVPVPDFVTGFLEQAQYEQALMPALAEYIQKQTTLKLSVADFDLSGMTDHLRMNFSVVDEKSRELGMGRDWNALKAQLGSAAQLTFRSSSPSIEKTGLKQWDFGDLPKTLTFTKEGHQLTGYPALEDNKDNVAVKLFDTETMAHQAHRMGVCRLMRFELKEQMKQLEKGLPQFNQYALLLRNLISPDDLREDMLLAISDRAFIGEDDLPRTNAEFMTLKQRARTRLPAVVDSSSRLAAGIAQEYLALTQKLGTLPPNMARVKKEVEEQLALLLPKKFFSQTPWERLQHLPRYLKALKLRLDKYPSAIDRDAKSAQNVQMVWQRWQDKVSNLRKANAEVSEALADYRWLIEELRVSLFAQELKTAFPVSTKRLDKIWEDLK